In Mycolicibacterium nivoides, the DNA window AGTTCGAGGGCACCGCGCAGCACCGTCCACCCGCCGTTGACCTCACCGACGCGGTACCGGTCGCTGACCCGCACGTCGCTGTAGTAGGTGATGTTGGTCCGGTCTCCGTCGACGGTGCGCAGCGGCTGGATCTCGACACCCGGGGCATCCAGCGGGACCAAGAACATCGTGAGGCTCTTGTGTTTGGCGGCGGCCGGGTCGGTGTTGGTCAGCAGGAACACGTACTGGGCGTTGTGCGCATTCGAGGTGAACATCTTGGAGCCGTTGATAATCCAGCTCTCGCCATCCCGAACCGCCCGGGTCTTGCAGGTCGCGACGTCGGACCCGCCTTCGGGTTCGGTGTAGCCCAGGCACAGGCGCAGGCTCCCGTCCAAGACACCCGGAAGCACCTCGTCGAGAAGCTCGGCCGAGGCGAACTTCTCCATCGTGTGCGCGACCATCGCGGTGGTCCCCCAGTGGAACCACGGGGTATGGGACCGGCCGATCTCCATTTCCCATATCCGTCGCCGGACCGCGCTGAATCCACCGTCGGCCTCGGCCTGGTAGTCACCAGCCAGGTATCCGGCCTCACCCAGGGCCAGATGCACTGTCTCGTCGAAGTTCTCGCCAGTCTCGCGGTCATGCTCGATCACCTCGTCGGTGACGACCCGGGCCAGGAACGCCCGCAGCTCATCGCGGAAGGCCAGGTCCTCCTCGGAGAGCTCGACATGGGAGAAGTCCATCGGGACACCGTGACACTTCCGGGATCATTTGTAAAGACGACCTGGCGCCGGCGCAACAGCAACAGCAGTGCCCCGCCGGTCAGTTTGGCACTCACAGACGATTGATCTCGATCAGCCCTCGACGCGATGGACGGATTTCAATCACGATGGACACCTCACAAAACTCGGGCATGGAGCGTCTACAGGGTGTGAAAGCCAAACCGCCGTTTGAGACCGTGGTTCGCAACCACGGCCCCACCGTCTTTCGGGTCTGTTGCGCCATCGTCGGCGCGCGCGACGCCGACGACGCCTGGTCAGAAACATTTCTGGCGGCGATGAAGGCCTACCCCGACCTCCCGGCCGACACCAATTTCGAGGCCTGGCTGGTCACCGTGGCCCACCGCAAGGCCATCGACGTCACCCGGACCCGAACTCGCCAACCCATCCCGACCGACGTCGTCCCGGAAACACCGGGCCCCCGCACCGCCGAGAACTTCGACGACCTGGCCGCCGCGGTGGACCAGCTCCCGCACAAACAGAAACACGCCGTCGCCTACCACTACCTGGCCGGCCTGCCCTATGACGAAATCGCCGAGATCCTCGGCGGCAGCGCCGCGGCCGCACGCCGTGCCTCCAGCGACGGCATCGCCACGCTACGCCGCACCTACCTCGGCGAACTCACCGAGGTCGACGCGCCCCCGAAAGGAAAGACCCATGAGTAACGAAGGCATCGTCGGCGACCTGGCCCGAATCACCCAACCCGGCGCAGGCAAGCTGGCCGACCTGCACATCCGACTCGCGGCCGCTGCCCAGCGCGACGGCCTCCTCGACGTCGCCTACCGCACCGTCGACAGCCCGGTCGGGCCGCTGCTGCTGGCCGCCACCGAACAGGGCCTGGTCCGCGTCGCCTACGCCCGCGAAGACCACGACACCGTCCTGCAGCACCTCGCCGATCAGGTGAGCCCGCGCATTCTCCACGCACCCGCCCGCCTCGACACGGCGGCCCGTGAACTCGACGAGTACTTCGCCCGGACGCGACGCACGTTCGACCTGCCGCTGGACTGGCGGCTCTCTGCCGGATTCCGCAGCACCGTGCTGCATCACCTGCCCGAGATCGACTACGGCCGTACCGCCAGCTATGCCGCCGTCGCGGCCCTGGCAGGCAGCCCGAAAGCGGTGCGCGCGGTGGGTACGGCATGCGCGAGAAACCCACTGCCCGTCGTTATCCCCTGCCACCGCGTCGTCCGCAGCGACGGCGCGATGGGTGGCTACCTGGGCGGCGCGGAGGCCAAGCGCTTGCTGCTCGAGCTGGAGACCGCGGCATGAACCGCGCGAACTCCTGGCAGCGACAGGTGGATGCCACCGACTGGAGCCGTGTCGGTGAAGAACTCGACAACACGGGATGTGCGTTGACCGGGCCGCTCCTGACACCGGCGGACGCCGCGGACATCGTCGCGCTCTACCCCGACGTGGGCCGGTTCCGATCGACGATCGACATGGCGCGCTACCGGTTCGGCGAAGGTCAGTACCGCTACTTCCGGCAGCCCTATCCGCCGGCCGTCACCGCACTGAAGCAGGCGCTGTATCCACACCTGCTGCCGATCGCGCGCACCTGGTGGGCCCGGCTCGGCCGGGCGGCTCCATGGCCTGATGACTTCGACGACTGGCTGCACATGTGCCACGACGCCGGTCAGACCAAGACGACGGCGATCCTGCTGAAATACGGCGCCGGGGACTGGAATGCGCTACACCGCGACCTCTACGGCGAGTTGATCTTTCCGCTGCAGGTCGTGGTCAACCTGACCGACCCGGACGTCGACTACACCGGCGGCGAGTTCCTGCTCTACGAGCAACGAGCCCGCGCGCAATCGCGCGGTACCGCCACGGTCATCCCCCACGGGCACGGATTGGTTTTCACCACGCGCGACCGGCCGACCAAGTCGGTACGGGGTTGGTCGGCGGCACCCATCCGGCACGGTGTCTCCACAGTCCGTTCCGGGACCAGGTTCACCCTGGGCCTGGTGTTCCACGACGCCACATGAAGGCCTACACCCTGATCGGCGCCGACGGTCGCCCACATCGCAGCGGCACACCGGGAACCCTTGGGGGACACCACCGCAGCAAGATCTACGGCCGCCTCGACTGCCCGTCGGCCCAACGAGCCATCGCCGCCGGCGGCTATGTCGGCCACCGGGTGTTCTTCGCCGATGCGCAGACCGCCGTATCCGCGGGCTACCGACCGTGCGCGGTCTGCCTGCCCGCCGCCTACCGGGAGTGGAAGACCAGCCAGGGCGACGAGGCCTAACTCGTGGTCACCGGAAGGGCCGCGGTGTCGTCATCGTCCTCTCGGGGTACACGTGGCGGTGCAGGTTTGCGGAAGTGGTTGTCCCCGCGGGGATACACCACCTGCGGCCACCAGAACCACCGGCCCAGCAGCGTGGCGATCGACGGCATCAGCAGCGACCGCACGATCAATGTGTCCAGCAGCAGACCGATCGCGATCGTCGACCCCATCTGGGCCAGCACCACGAGGTCACTGCCCAGCATTGCCGCCATGGTCGCCGCGAACACCATGCCCGCCGAGGTCACCACGCCGCCGGTGCCACCCATCGAGCGGATGATGCCGGTCTTGAGGCCCGCGTGGATCTCTTCCTTGAACCGGGAGACCAGGAGCAGGTTGTAGTCCGACCCGACCGCCAACAGGATGATGACCGACATCAACATGACCAGCCAGTGCACGTGGATACCGAACAGGTCCTGCCACAACAACACCGAGATGCCGAAGGACGCCGCGATGGAACTCGCCGCGGTGCCGACGATCACGGCGGCAGCCACCATGCTGCGGGTGATGATCAGCATGATGATGAAGATCAGCGTCAACGCCGACACCACCGCGATCATCAGGTCGTACCGAGCGCCGTCACTCATGTCCTTGTAGGTCGCCGCGACGCCACCCAGGTAGATCTTGGCGTCGGACAACGAGGACATCTTCAGGCCCTCCTGCGCGGCGGTGCGCTCGGCGTTGACCCGCGCGATGCCTTCCGGTGTGGCCGGGTCAGTCTGGTGGGTGATGAACATGCGCGCCGACTTGCCGTCGGGAGAGAGGAACATCTTCAGACCACGTTCGAAGTCCGGGTTGGTGAATGCCTCCGGCGGCAGGTAGAAGAGATCGTCGTTCTTGGCGTCGTCGAAACTCTGCCCCATGGCCAGCGCAGTGTCATTCATCGCCTGCATCTGGTCGATGAGTGCCTTCTGCGAGTTGTACGACGCCAGCGACAGGTCCCGGCTGGTCTTCATCGACGCGATCGTCTGCGGAAGCAGAGCGGTCAATTTTGGTGCGAGATCCGCTAATTGGTCCGTATTGACCTGCACCGACGCTGTCTTGTCGGTCAGTTCGTCAATGCCGTCGAGGGCATCGAAGACTGACTTCAGCGCCGCGCACATCGGTATGTCGAAGCAGTGCGGTTCCCAGTAGAAGTAATTGCGCATCGGCCGGAACTGGTCATCGAAGTTCGCGATGTTGTCCCGCATCTTCTTGGTGACCTCGAGTAGCTCCTGCGACTTGGCCGCAGAGTCCTGCGTGAGCTTGGTCTGCCGGAGGGAGAGTTGGTACTGCTCTTCCAAGATGGAGATCGAGACATTGGTCGCGTCAACCATTTTCAGCTGGTTGGCCAACTGCTCCCGCTGGAACGGCAGGTTCAGATTGCTGGTCTGCCCTTGGATGGCGGTCTGAAACGGAATCGAGCTGTGCTGGATCGGGATACCCAACGGACGGGTGATGCTCTGCACCATCGCGATGCCCTCGGTGCGCAGCACGTTCTTCGCGACACGGTCCAGTACCAGCATGTCGGCCGGATTGCGCATGTCATGGGTGGATTCGACCATCAGGATGTCCGGGTTCATCCGGGCCTGGGTGAAATGCCGATCCGCCGAGGCGAATCCGATGTTCACCGGAGCCTCGGTGGGCAGGTACCAACGGTCGTTGTAGGCGGGTTTGTAGCCGGGGACGGCCACCACTCCGATCAGCACCACGAATGCGCTGGCCACCAGTACCGGTGCGGGCCAACGGACCACCGTGGTGCCGACCTTGTACCAGAACCGGCCCTTGGCCACCTTTTTCGGCTCGTACAGGCCAACTTTGCTCCCCAGGTACAGGACCGCGGGGCCCATCGTGACCGCGGACGCCACGACGACGATCATGCCGATCGCGACGGGGGCACCCATGGTGCTGAAGTAGGGAAGCCGGGCGAAGCTGAGGCAGTACGTAGCCCCGGCGATGGTCAGGCCCGACCCGATGATGACCGGGGCGACAGACTTGAACGTGGCGTAGTAGGCGTCTTCTCGGTCCAGCCCCTGACTCCGGTCCTCGCGGTAACGGCCGAAGATGAAGATGCCGTAGTCGGTCGCGGCCGCGATGGCCAGCATCGTGAGGATGTTGCCGGCGAAGGTCGTCAACCCGAACACGTCATGGCTGGCCAGAACCGACACCAAGCCGCGCGACGACAACAGCCCCACACCGGTCAATAGCAACTGCACCAACGTGGTTCGGATCGACCGGTAGACGATCAGCAGCATCACCGCGATGGCGATCAGCGTGTAGAGGGTGATCGTGGCCAAACTCGCGTTGCCGATGACGTGCAGATCGTCGGTCAGCGCCGCCGGACCCGCGACGTAGGCCTGCACGCCCGGCGGGGCCGGGGTTTCCTTGATGACCTCGCGGACCTTGTCCACGCCTTCGTTGGCGAGCGTCTGTCCCTGTTCGCCGGCGAGGTTCAGCATCACGTAGGACGCTTTGCCATCGGCGCTCTGCGCCCCGGCCGCGGTGAGCGTGTCACCCCAGAAGTCCTGAATGTGCTGGATGTGCTCGGGATCCTCGCGCAGTTTGCGGATGATCTCGTTGTAGTACTCGTGGGCATCCGGGCCGAGCGCCCGGTCCCCCTCCACCACGATCATCACCGTGCTGTTGGAGTTGAACTCACCGAAATTGGCGCCCATTCGCTTCATCGCGATCATCGACGGCGCGTCCTCGGGCGCCATCGGCGCCGAGTGGAGCTCGCCGACCACCTCAAGCTGCGGCGCGATGACGTTCACGACGACGGCGAAGGCGATCCAGAACAGCACCACCGGAATCGACAGGATTCGCAGCATGTGCGCGAAGTAGGGGCGGTGACCCCGATCATTCTTGGCGTGGGCGGCTGTGGAAGACGTCATGCGGACTTCACCAGGCAGTAGGTCTGGGGTTTGATCCCATTGGCTGATTGCTCCTCACGGACTGTGCCGTTCACGGTGACACGGCACCCGATTTCGCTGCCGTCGCCCAATGCCATGAGATTGGCGCTGACGGTCGGCAATGTGGTCGACAAGGTGACCGACCAGGGCAGCGGCGCCGTGACCTGGTGCACCTTCGCGTCTGGGTCGAAATAGCTGATCTGGGCGGTTGCGCCCGGCGGCCCGTACACGTCGTACACGAGGATCTTCGGATTGAACTGGACGATCTCGATGCCGGCGCCCGCATTCGCGTTGAGGTCTTCGGAGCCGAACATCCGATGCAGGCGCGAGACAACCAGACCCGACACCGCAAGCACGACCACCAGAACCAACGGAATCCAGGCATTCTTCATCAAGCGAGCTCCCCGACCAGGACTCACTGACACCTCCCGACGATTACCCGAACCCGCCGATGGCGATGACCCGCCCCGGCGACCGGCGAATTAGTTCGAATAACTATGTACAGCGTGGACAAACGTTACACCGGTCCACAACCCGCCGCAGTGGCGGCCTATTTCCTGTGAACTCGCTGAAAGAAAGCTTGGGACAGTGGCTTTGGTCATGCAGCTCAACGTTGGTCGACATCCGCGGCCGCCAGGCCATTTGATATCAGCTACCTAGATCAACTACTATTATTCATAGATATTCTATGTATAAGTCGGGAGGTTGCCTGAGGTTGAACAACAACACGGAACCACTGCCCGACAGCCAGGACGCCACTCGGTTCGTCAACACCGTGCTGCCCTGCATCGAGCAAATCCGGGGGCGCGCGCGGCGGCTGACCACCAACACATATGACGCCGAGGACCTGATCCAAGAGACAATGCTCAAGGCCTACAGCGGGTTTCACACCTTTCAGCCGGACTCGAATGCCCGCGCCTGGCTGTTCCGGATCATGTACAACAACTGGGTCAGCACCTATCGCACGCGTCAGCGGGGCGTGGCCGAGCAGCTCTGCGACGAATTCACCGATTGGCAGTTGTCCGCCGAAGCCCGCCACACCTCGTCGGGCCTGCGATCTGCCGAAGTGGAAGCCCTCGAGACCATGCGCGACGACGAGATCGCCGACGCGCTCCGTGCCATACCAGCGGTCAACCGCGTGACGGTATACCTCGCCGACGTGGAGGGCTATCCCTACCGCGAGATCGCCACCCTCATGGGCACTCCCATCGGAACGGTGATGTCGCGACTCGCACGTGGCCGCCGCCGGCTACGCGAGCTGCTCGATGACGTCGCGAAGGACCGGGGGATCATCCGTGTCCCAGCAGGCGGTCCAGGTCCGTCGCCGCAATCGACCCGGTAGCCAAGGCCAGATCGCGTACCCCACCTCGACCGTCCAACACAGCCGCTGCGACCTGACTGGCTCGCGCGTAACCCAGGACTGGAATCAATGCGGTGACCACGCTGACGCTGCGCGCCGAGATTTCCTGCAAGTGATCACGATTGACTTCGATCCCATCCACGCAGTGAGTTCGCAACGTGTCGAATGCCCGGCTCATCCAGCCCATCACCTGCAACAGACCGTGACAGATGATCGGCTCAAAAGCATTGAGCTGGAGTTGCCCTCCCTCAGCTGCCAAGGTGACGGTCAGGTCGTTACCGATCACAGCGAAAGCGACCTGGTTGACCATCTCCGGGATGACCGGATTCACCTTGCCCGGCATGATGCTCGACCCGGCTTGCCGCGCCGGTAGCCGCAGCTCACCCAAACCCGCTTGAGGACCCGACGAGAGCAACCGCAGGTCGTTGCAGATCTTGGAGACCTTCACCGCCGTCCGTCTGAGCGTCGCAGACAGATGTAGGAACGAGCCGGTATCCGACGTGGCTTCGACGAGGTCGGTCGCAGTCACCACCGGCACCCCGGTGATCTCCCGCAAGTGGTCCGCCGCGGCGTGCGGATAGCCGATGACGCTCGTTATCCCCGTGCCGATAGCTGTTGCTCCCAAATTGATTTCACACAACAGGCGGCGCGCCTCCGCTATCCGCGCGAGCTCTTCCTCCACGGTCGACCGCCACGCGCCGAATTCCTGCCCCACCGTCATCGGCACGGCATCCTGAAGTTGAGTGCGCCCGATCTTGGGCACATCCGCGAATTCCTCGGCTTTGACACCGAACGCATCGGCGAGCGCCCCGACCGCTTCCGCCAGCTCACCGAGTGCGGTGATGAGCGCAAGCTTGACCGCCGTCGGGTACACGTCGTTCGTCGACTGTCCCCTATTGACGTGATCATTGGGGTGTAGCTTGTCGTAGCTGCCCCGCGGATAGCCGAGCAGTTCGAGTGCCCGATTGGCGATGACCTCGTTTGCGTTCATGTTCGTCGAAGTACCTGCGCCGCCCTGAACTACGTCGACAACGAACTCCCCGTCCAAGTGACCGTCGATCACCTCCTGGCAGGCGCGGTCGATGACGGTCGCGCGTTCGCCGTCGAGGACTCCGAGATCACGATTTGCGCGAACTGCCGCCTGTTTGACCGCACCCAGCGCCGCGACAAGCGGCCGATGGCTGCCCACCGCGACACCACTGATCTGGAAGTTCTGCAGGGCCCGGGCAGTATGCACTCCCCAATAGACTGTTGCCGGAACATCCTGAGTACCAATCAGATCACGCTCGACACGCACTTGTGATGTCATCGCGGTAGACGATCGGCGAAGACGTCGACCGCGGTCCACGCCAAGGCGATGGCGCCATCGTGAATGGCACGTTCGGCCATTTCCCCGACGCAGTGGTCGGCAAATTGCCGCTGATGGTTGAGCGCGGGCAGTGAGCCGATTCCGATGTAGGGATGAATCGCGGGGACAACCTGAGAGACATTTCCCATGTCGGTCGATGCGCGGTTCATCCGAGCCGCCTCATCGCCGGCGGCAAAACTGCGCCCCAACGCCTCGGCGCTGCGTCGGTATGCCGTCAAAGCTCTCTCATCGGTGCGGAATTCGGCGTATGGCTTGCTTTCCGGCCGCACCGACAGATCGCATCCACTGGCCAACGCACCCGCTTCGAAGCACCGCCACACCTTGGACTCCAGATCAGTGAGCTCTGCCAGGGATTCGGCGCGCACGTACCACCTGCCGCGCGTGCGCTCGGGTATCGCGTTGGGGGCCTCCCCCCCGCTGGTTACCACGCCGTGCACCCGAACCGTTGCCGGGAGCTGCTGCCGGAGCAGCCCGAGGGCCACCTGCGCGATCGTGAACGCATCAGCAGCATTTCGACCGTGCTCAGGGTAGGCCGCGGCATGCGCGGCCTTGCCGGTGAAAGTGATCTCCGAGTGCGAGACAGCGAACGGTCGCGCCTCCGCGACGTCGACCGGGGCCGGGTGAGCCATCATGGCCAAATCGAGGCCATGGAACGCGCCACGCTCCAACATCTCGATCTTGCCGCCACCGCCCTCCTCGGCCGGCGTGCCAAACACCTCGACGGTGAAGCCCGCGTCATCTGCCACACTGGCCAGCGCCAGCGCCGCACCGGCCGACATCGCGGCGATCAAATTGTGCCCGCAGGCATGGCCAAGACCGGGGAGTGCGTCGTATTCGGCGCACAATCCGATCCGCACCCGACCCTGTCCGCTCCGCGCATGAAACGCGGTGTCTAGACCCAGATACGGTGTGGTGACTTCGAATCCACCGTCGGCAAGGTATCCGCTCACCCACCGGACCGCTTGATGCTCGTTCCAGGCGGTCTCCGGATTGGCGTGTAGCTTTTCGGACAACGCTACAAGCGAGGGGAACAACTCTTCGACGGCGCTTTCCACGCGGTCCTTGAGGTCATTCGTCACCGGGCACTCCGTAGGACGGTGCCAGATCGGGTCTGCGTGCCCGCAGTGTGTAGTCCTGGGCCTGCGGTTGCCATACCGACCAGATGTCCTCGAGTCGTGTGATCGGGTCGTCGTCCCAATCCACCCTCAGATCGGTCAGCGGCCACTCTGCGTCGAATACCACGAGCAGACCGCACGAGTGCACCGGTCCTTCTTCTCCGCCGGCAGCTTCTCCGGCCCGCAATCCGGCCAGCAACCGGTCACCGAGGTGCTCGTCGGGTGCGGCCTCGAACGCTTCGACCATCGCCTGAGGCACCTTGTCCGAGGACAGCAGGTTGCCTGCGGCGATCACGTCGAGGCCAGTCGCGACGGTGTGAGTTCCCAATGTGCAAGCACCTGAATGGAACCCCATGTTGCCGGCAGCATCGATAACCGTGAGCTGCCGGTACTCCGGATAGGCAGCGCTGGCCACTACCTGGTCCATCGCTCCACGCGCGTCCGCACCGGCAGCGAGCCGGTCCAGGAGCTTCGAACCCAATGTCGGGTCGGTGACATTCTGAGTACAGGCCACCCCCACACCGGAGCGGGCCCACACACAGCGGGCTGCCACCGCGGGGCTCGAAGAGGTTACGACCGCTCCGAACATCCCGGTGCGAGAGCAGCGCCCGGCCAGCGAGAAAGTCACGGAATCACCGCCGTCACAGTCACTTCGACGACCCATTCCGGTCGAGCGAGGGAATCGATCACCAATCCGGTCGAGGCATAGAACACGCCCTTGAGGCGTTCACCGAGGACACGGTAGACGTCCTCCCGGTACCGCACGTCAGTGAGATACACGTGGCACGAGACGATGTGTTCCAGCGATGCTCCGGCCTCGGACAGCAACATTTCGATGTTGTCCACTGTTTTGTGGGCCTGTCCCGCGGGGTCGCCCACGGCCACGCATTCACGCGTCTCGAGATCCTGGGCCACCTGCCCACGCAGGTATACCGTGTTGCCTGCGACCACGGCTTGGCACAGATCGTTGGACAGACTCTGTTCTGGATATGTGTCGGCGGTGTTGAACGGCCGGATGCGGCGGTGCCCGCCGACCTCGATGGAGTCCGGGGTGGTGGTGGTGTTCGTCATCAGTTTCTCCCGTCGATGTTCTTGATCCCGGCGGACTGGCACATGAGTTCGGTTGCCGGCTCGAAGTCGTAGTTGTTGTAAACCGCCAGCAGGTGCGAGAACGGTGGCGATTGCGCGAACAGCTGAAAGGTCAGCCGGTGGTTGGCGTAGTCGGAGTTCAGCAGGTCACGGCCGTAGGCGAGTAGTTTTCTCCGCTCCTCGGCGTCCACGTCACCGATGGCGAAGTACTTCGACAGCCATCCGGCCGCCTCCTTGTTTCCGAAGGTGGCTGCGCTGGGGGTCAGGCTGATCTGGCATCCGGCCAGATCACGCACGAGGTGCACGATCCGCGGCAGATTACTGCAGGCGAATACCCGGCCGGAGTACATCGTGGCTTGGTGTGGCATGAGATAGCCGCCGGGGCTCGGCTCGGCGAGTTCGATTGCCGCGGTGAGGAATGCATTGATGCCTTCGCGGTATGCGGCTACCTCGGCGATCTTCTCCCGGACGCCCTGATGCATCTTGACGCCCGTTTGTCGCGCACTCGCGTGTGCGAAGCCCAACAGCAGGTCCGCCCAGCGCAGGTGGCGCTGGATGAACGGGAAGATGCTGTACCGGTGCAGGGTAGCTCTGATGAAGCTGGCGGCCTCCGTGTGTCGGTAGAAGAACACGTCCTCCCACGGGATCTCCACGTCGTCGAACACGATCATCGTGTCGATCTCGTCCACCCGGTTGGTCAGCGGGTAATCCTCTGCCGACCGCATGCCCCGGAAGCCCGATCGGCAGATGTGCTTGATATCCGGATGTCCCATGTCAGCGCGGAACCCGACGGCATACTCGGAGTGCGTCTGGTTGTTCCAGTCGCCGATCGTTGGTTTGACGAACGCTTGATTCGAGTAAGCTGCGGCAGTCTCGAATTTGGCTCCCCGCACCACGATTCCGCGATCGTTCTCGCTGACGACGCGGAGGAGGACATCCGGGTCCTGCTCCTGCGGCCACTTGGACCGGT includes these proteins:
- a CDS encoding RidA family protein, whose protein sequence is MTNTTTTPDSIEVGGHRRIRPFNTADTYPEQSLSNDLCQAVVAGNTVYLRGQVAQDLETRECVAVGDPAGQAHKTVDNIEMLLSEAGASLEHIVSCHVYLTDVRYREDVYRVLGERLKGVFYASTGLVIDSLARPEWVVEVTVTAVIP
- a CDS encoding 4-hydroxyphenylacetate 3-hydroxylase family protein, which encodes MIRTGEEYRESIRDGRNVWIDGERVDDVTTHPAFQPIVDIRARIYDLGHDELTRNTMTYVDDESGDICAIGSKPPLTKEDWHAKRRGVDTILNHAGGVVTRVGDETVGEMWSLADGQDVLNKINPAFSENIVRHVRTATLTDPFHVSANTDPKGDRSKWPQEQDPDVLLRVVSENDRGIVVRGAKFETAAAYSNQAFVKPTIGDWNNQTHSEYAVGFRADMGHPDIKHICRSGFRGMRSAEDYPLTNRVDEIDTMIVFDDVEIPWEDVFFYRHTEAASFIRATLHRYSIFPFIQRHLRWADLLLGFAHASARQTGVKMHQGVREKIAEVAAYREGINAFLTAAIELAEPSPGGYLMPHQATMYSGRVFACSNLPRIVHLVRDLAGCQISLTPSAATFGNKEAAGWLSKYFAIGDVDAEERRKLLAYGRDLLNSDYANHRLTFQLFAQSPPFSHLLAVYNNYDFEPATELMCQSAGIKNIDGRN